A segment of the Pirellulales bacterium genome:
ATCCTGCACCGCCTGCCGACCTTGGGGGCTGGCGTAACGGTCGTTCCAGTAGCGGCGCGGAGGCAAGGGTGGCGGTTGGCCCGGCCCTCCGGCGTCCAAAAAGTCCGTGAAACCATCGCGGAACCCTCGCGCATAGTCGGCCGAGAATCGCTTCATTGATTTCTTTTGCTGGATTCTGCTCCAAGTTTCTTTAGCCAGCCGGCAGTGGCGAGAATGGGCCCGGTGCGCGTTAAAGTAGTCGCAATACTGCAAAGGCTCGACCAACAACGTGCGCGTGAAGTTATCGCTGACCGTACAGCCGGAAAAAACCGCGCACAGTCCGATCATCAAGAGCAGTCGCTTCATTGCGGCGGGAACCTAAATACACTTTCGACACTCGATCATATCGTCCCATAAAATCGTCGTTCACAGAGAATTCTCGCTGCGCGACAAGGGCGTGCTATTCGCCCCGGTCTTCTGCAATGGCCACAGATTACCGGCCCAGCCAAACACCGATAGCCTGATGGCGAGCGGGCCATCAGCCTCCCCATGAGGCCGGCGCGTCAGCCGGAACGCGGCCCTTAAGAAGGCCCGTCTCACAAAATCGACAAGGCGCGATTCCGAGGCTAAAATGCGACGATACGACCGATGTTGGTAGGCTAGACAAAACAAACGCCATGTCGACGCGAAATGCCCCTAGACATCCCAAATCACGCCTAGCATGGCACCTAGCCGCTTGGGGACTAGGGGGAGTGTGCTTGGCCGCTTCGCTATGGTTGGTTCTGCGATCGGAGCAAAAATGGGTTGCGGCGCGGCAAGCGCGCGAACCCATTCCGGCAGCGGTCGAGGCGGAAACCGCATCGCCTTCGTCCACCGGCGATGTGCTCGCTGCTGAACCCATGAGGAACACCGCGCCGCTGCGACAAACTACCGATGCAGGTCAATCTCCCGGTGATCGGCCAGAGCGCGAGGAGCGCGCGACCGCCCGGCCGACGCAAGAGCGGCACCGTTTGGGGCCAGAACAGGCGGCGGTGCAAATGGTGTTGTTCTTCGACTACGAGTGCCCGCAATGCCAACGAGTTGAGCAGGACGTGCGGGCGTTGATGAAGCGCTTCCCCGGCGGCTTTTCGCTATCGCTGCGGCATTTTCCGCAATCGACCGATTGCAATCATACGCTGCAGTTGAACACGCACCCCATCGCCTGCCAAGCCGCCCGAGCGGCCGAGGCGGCGGGGATCATGAAAGGCGAGGCCGGCTTCTGGGAAATGCACGCCTGGCTGTTCGAGCGCATGGGCCGCTTTTCTGGCGATGAGCTGCGCGACGCGTTGCCGACTATGGGTTATGACGACGTCGATGGTTTTCTGGCGACCATGAACGGGGAGAAACCGCTCGAAAACATTCTGCGAGACGTGTTGGATGCCGCTACATTGCCGAACGTCGGGCTGGGAACAATGGTGATGAATGGCATTCAGTTGGAAAGCGGTGAAATCGAAGACGCCCTGGCGCAGGCCGTGCGGTTTCTGGAGGGGCAACCACCGACCGACGCACTGGCGGCATCGCCTGACGGGTCGTCGCCACAGGGACCGTTTTCCGTCGAGCTTCTGGCCACGGCGATGGCGGCGACCGTGCAGATCGTCAATGTGTCAAACGGCGATCAAGGAAGCGGTGTGATGATCGCCAAGAGCGGGTCGACGGTTTACGTGTTGACGGCCGACCACCTGCTGCCAAAGGACCGACTATCGGCAGATCGAGGCGAGCGATTGGAAATCCGCAGGTTCTCGACCATCGCCGCCAACGGACCGGCCGTGTACCGATCGGTTCAGGTCGTGGCCCGAGCGCCAGACGACGACGTGGCCGTGCTGCGCTTTTCCACTCGCCGAGACGTGCCGGCGCCCCTCTCGATCTGCCCTCCGCCACAGATCCCTGATGACGAGCCATTCCCAGTGCTGTCGATTGGTTGGGGCGGGGGTGTGCCGACGAGCGTGGCCGGGAGAGTCAGCGCGACGAAGAGGGTGCGGAAGCGGTCGAAGGGCGCCGCGACGCTGGTGTGGGAGCTGAATAAACCTTCAAAGCCGGGCCAATCCGGGGGACCGTTGATTGACACGCACGGATACGTGGTCGGCGTGGCCAGCGGGAACAGCGGCGGCCATGGTTACTTCTGTCACACCGAAGTGATTCACCGTTTACTCGATCAAAACGGCCTCAAGTGGCTATACGCCGAGAAGTAGGTTCCTGGAATCTCGCGGTGCTGGCTACGGGCGATCACCTTCCGCCGTCTGCTGACGGCCTGGTGCCGACTTCCTCCTGCCGACTCCGGCGGCCTCCTCACGCGCGAGGACGTCGGCTAACTGGCGACCACCGCCATGCCGCGGTTGCTGGTCCAGGAGCGCGCGGACTTCTTGCCGCGATTCTCGCGGCAAACCCTGCTCGTGCAGCAGGGCGGCGAATTCGTATCGCCACTCCACGTTCAGCGGATCATTGGCGAGAGCCGCACGGTAAGCGGCGATCGCCTCGTCGGGCCGCCCAAGCGCTCCACAGACGAGGGCTTTCGTTCGCCAGTCGTCGGCAGTCAACGGTTCGGATTGTCTGTCGAATATGGTGATCG
Coding sequences within it:
- a CDS encoding trypsin-like peptidase domain-containing protein, translating into MRNTAPLRQTTDAGQSPGDRPEREERATARPTQERHRLGPEQAAVQMVLFFDYECPQCQRVEQDVRALMKRFPGGFSLSLRHFPQSTDCNHTLQLNTHPIACQAARAAEAAGIMKGEAGFWEMHAWLFERMGRFSGDELRDALPTMGYDDVDGFLATMNGEKPLENILRDVLDAATLPNVGLGTMVMNGIQLESGEIEDALAQAVRFLEGQPPTDALAASPDGSSPQGPFSVELLATAMAATVQIVNVSNGDQGSGVMIAKSGSTVYVLTADHLLPKDRLSADRGERLEIRRFSTIAANGPAVYRSVQVVARAPDDDVAVLRFSTRRDVPAPLSICPPPQIPDDEPFPVLSIGWGGGVPTSVAGRVSATKRVRKRSKGAATLVWELNKPSKPGQSGGPLIDTHGYVVGVASGNSGGHGYFCHTEVIHRLLDQNGLKWLYAEK